A part of Trichocoleus sp. FACHB-46 genomic DNA contains:
- a CDS encoding pentapeptide repeat-containing protein, whose protein sequence is MKRELLAATALLTTLWMAMPAQAEDPDHVKQLLSTKVCSGCNLTGADLRGANLTGAHLLGADLRGANLQGALLNRANLEGSDLTGANLQGANLAGAFASDAVFDQANLNLANLASAQLHHANMQGATINGANLAGTQLFGTNLNIGGE, encoded by the coding sequence ATGAAACGAGAACTGTTAGCAGCCACTGCATTATTGACAACTTTGTGGATGGCTATGCCAGCCCAAGCTGAAGACCCTGACCATGTTAAGCAACTTCTAAGCACCAAAGTTTGCAGTGGGTGTAATCTCACGGGTGCTGACTTGAGAGGCGCCAATTTGACAGGTGCTCATCTACTAGGCGCTGACCTAAGAGGTGCAAACTTACAAGGGGCATTGCTGAACCGTGCCAATTTGGAAGGGTCTGACCTCACAGGCGCTAATTTGCAAGGAGCTAACTTGGCAGGAGCCTTTGCTAGTGATGCTGTCTTTGACCAAGCCAATTTGAATCTCGCGAACCTTGCCAGTGCTCAGCTCCATCACGCCAACATGCAAGGTGCCACGATTAATGGAGCCAACTTAGCTGGTACGCAGCTCTTTGGCACCAACCTCAACATTGGTGGTGAATAA
- a CDS encoding ABC transporter permease: MSRSKALQYYVVARLFLAPLMLWTITTVVFLLLRATPGDAVDVILGPRAPEAAKVALRQQLGLDLPLWQQYLNYLGDLLRLDLGTSLTVRGQSVWEIIQAYFPATVELAVFSMAIALLVGVSVGILSASKPDTVFDAGGRLFGIITYSVPLFWAGMLLQLIFAVQLRWFPIGSRFPITVPVPQGPTGLYTVDSLLSGNLAQFGVALYYLTLPCLTLGILLSGIFERMVRVNLKQTLKADYVEAARARGISEGKVLWSHALKNALIPVITVLGLTLAAMLGGAILTEVTFSWPGLANRLYEAINQRDYPTVQGIVVFFAAIVVLASIAIDLLNAYVDPRIRY, translated from the coding sequence ATGTCTCGCTCGAAAGCGCTGCAATATTACGTTGTTGCTCGTTTGTTTTTAGCTCCTTTGATGCTTTGGACCATCACTACAGTTGTGTTTCTGTTGCTACGGGCTACTCCTGGTGATGCCGTAGATGTGATTTTGGGGCCGAGAGCACCAGAGGCCGCAAAAGTAGCCTTACGGCAACAGTTAGGGTTGGATTTGCCTCTTTGGCAGCAGTATCTCAACTACTTGGGCGATTTGCTACGTCTAGATCTGGGCACTTCGTTAACTGTCCGAGGCCAATCGGTATGGGAAATCATTCAAGCTTATTTCCCCGCCACGGTAGAGTTAGCGGTCTTTAGCATGGCGATCGCGTTGCTAGTTGGCGTCAGCGTTGGCATTCTCTCAGCTTCCAAGCCAGATACTGTGTTTGATGCGGGTGGGCGACTGTTCGGCATCATTACTTATTCGGTGCCCCTGTTCTGGGCAGGCATGTTGTTGCAACTTATTTTTGCAGTGCAACTCCGTTGGTTTCCGATTGGAAGCCGTTTTCCAATCACGGTGCCAGTACCACAAGGGCCAACTGGGCTCTACACGGTGGACAGTCTTCTCAGCGGCAACCTCGCGCAGTTTGGAGTTGCGCTTTACTATCTCACTTTGCCTTGCCTCACCTTAGGAATTTTACTCAGTGGCATTTTTGAGCGGATGGTGCGAGTGAATCTCAAGCAAACCCTGAAGGCGGATTATGTAGAAGCTGCCAGAGCTAGGGGGATTTCTGAAGGCAAAGTTTTGTGGTCGCATGCCCTCAAAAATGCCTTGATTCCTGTGATCACGGTCTTAGGATTGACTCTCGCTGCGATGCTGGGAGGTGCCATTTTGACAGAAGTGACGTTCTCTTGGCCAGGGTTAGCCAACCGCTTGTACGAGGCGATCAATCAGCGAGATTATCCTACGGTGCAGGGCATTGTGGTATTTTTTGCGGCGATCGTTGTTTTGGCCAGTATCGCGATCGATCTCTTAAATGCCTATGTTGATCCTCGGATTCGCTACTAG
- a CDS encoding ABC transporter substrate-binding protein has protein sequence MNWLSLSVRQWRSLGKFLGLFSLCCFLAISCASRQATQPTGSPAANSTGDRIVLGTTAKVRTLDPADAYDIWAGNLLYNLGDRLYTYEAGTTNLKPQLATALPQVSEDGLTYKIPLRQGVVFHDGTPFNAEAMAFSLRRFIENGGQPSFLLSDTVESVTATGESELTIQLKKPFAAFPNLLAFSGTVAVSPKAYEVGQGKFKPATFVGTGPYKLAQYGTDSLKLDVFAQYWGEKPANQGVDIQNLSSPANLYNAFQTGSVDVAYQNLDLDQVRSLQQGAQRSGWQVIEGRGDGIYYLTLNLQDKPLDQALVRQAIAALIDRPLLQQRVFQGQVEPLYSLIPTTLDSYSPVFQQAYGDGNIAKVQELLTKAGYSKDKPLQLELWYRSNLTSNELVATTLKALAAQKLGGAMTIDLKSVESATAYQNLDKGAYPMFILDWAPDFLDADNYIQPFLACAKGSETTGCQEGASKGQGSFYYSDRINQLIDQERQERNPQARQKIFGEIQELLVKDVPFIPLWQNKEYLFVQKGISGARLEATQKVPFSSLKKG, from the coding sequence ATGAACTGGTTGAGTTTGTCCGTCCGGCAGTGGCGATCGCTGGGCAAGTTTTTGGGTTTGTTCAGTTTGTGTTGCTTTCTTGCCATCAGTTGTGCTTCTCGACAAGCCACCCAGCCAACTGGTTCTCCTGCGGCCAATAGCACTGGCGATCGCATCGTTTTAGGGACAACTGCCAAAGTGCGGACCCTCGACCCAGCCGATGCTTACGATATTTGGGCGGGCAATTTACTCTACAACTTAGGCGATCGCCTCTACACCTATGAAGCGGGCACAACCAACCTGAAGCCGCAACTGGCAACTGCCCTGCCTCAGGTGAGTGAAGATGGCCTGACCTACAAAATTCCTTTGCGGCAAGGCGTGGTTTTCCACGATGGCACCCCTTTTAACGCCGAAGCGATGGCTTTCTCGCTGCGTCGCTTTATTGAGAATGGGGGACAGCCTTCCTTTTTGCTTAGTGACACGGTGGAGTCAGTCACAGCCACAGGAGAGAGTGAGCTAACCATTCAACTGAAGAAGCCTTTTGCTGCTTTCCCCAATTTACTCGCCTTCTCAGGGACGGTCGCTGTATCCCCAAAAGCTTACGAGGTCGGCCAAGGCAAATTTAAGCCAGCCACTTTTGTCGGGACTGGACCTTATAAATTGGCTCAGTACGGCACCGATTCCTTAAAGCTGGATGTATTTGCCCAGTATTGGGGTGAAAAGCCTGCGAATCAAGGCGTAGATATCCAGAATCTTTCGAGCCCAGCCAATTTATATAACGCTTTTCAGACAGGATCGGTGGATGTTGCTTACCAAAACCTGGACTTAGATCAGGTCCGGAGTTTACAACAGGGAGCACAGCGATCGGGTTGGCAGGTGATTGAAGGCCGAGGTGATGGCATTTACTACCTAACCTTGAACTTGCAAGACAAACCGCTGGATCAAGCCTTGGTCAGACAAGCGATCGCTGCCCTAATTGATCGCCCTCTTTTGCAACAACGGGTGTTTCAAGGCCAGGTGGAGCCACTTTACAGTTTGATTCCTACCACCTTAGATTCCTACAGCCCTGTGTTTCAACAGGCTTATGGGGATGGCAATATTGCAAAAGTTCAGGAGTTGTTGACAAAAGCAGGCTACTCCAAAGACAAGCCGCTGCAACTAGAACTTTGGTATCGTTCTAACCTGACCAGCAATGAGTTGGTTGCTACCACCCTCAAGGCTTTAGCTGCCCAAAAACTGGGTGGAGCCATGACGATTGACCTAAAAAGTGTAGAGTCGGCGACTGCTTACCAAAACTTGGATAAAGGCGCTTATCCGATGTTTATTTTGGACTGGGCTCCTGACTTTTTAGATGCAGATAACTATATTCAGCCCTTCTTAGCTTGTGCTAAAGGCTCAGAAACCACAGGTTGCCAAGAGGGTGCTAGCAAGGGCCAAGGCTCTTTCTACTACAGCGATCGCATCAATCAACTAATTGACCAAGAGCGTCAAGAACGAAATCCCCAGGCCCGCCAAAAAATCTTTGGAGAAATTCAAGAACTTTTGGTGAAGGACGTACCCTTTATTCCCCTTTGGCAAAATAAAGAGTACTTATTTGTTCAAAAAGGCATCTCAGGAGCCCGTCTAGAAGCAACCCAAAAAGTTCCGTTTAGCTCCCTTAAAAAGGGGTAA
- a CDS encoding glycosyltransferase family 2 protein codes for MLVFVVPLKSSSVSNSWERVSQLFERCIKSICNQTSPNFKVVIACHEIPDIKFSHSSIEYVPVSFDPPRLDVLDDKLRDKLQKVSFGLTFAEKFNPSHTMLVDADDCVSKHLAAFVSQNPQANGWFINQGYEYENGSRLIYRNQSSFHLKCGTSNIIKYSAYKLSEFSGETKEQAYWIGHRNVEKSMKKRNMPIDPLPFSGAIYNVFNGENIYYQKNLSDPNNPRKAHNSDSFFLRSTKRAGKLLASQLLTNSIRDEFGLYPIH; via the coding sequence ATGCTTGTTTTTGTTGTTCCTCTCAAAAGTTCAAGCGTTTCTAATTCGTGGGAAAGAGTTTCTCAGCTCTTTGAAAGATGTATAAAATCAATTTGCAATCAAACATCACCCAACTTTAAAGTGGTGATTGCTTGCCATGAGATCCCTGACATTAAGTTTAGCCATAGTAGCATTGAATATGTGCCAGTAAGCTTTGATCCACCCAGATTGGATGTTTTGGATGACAAACTTCGAGATAAGCTACAAAAGGTTTCATTTGGGTTGACCTTCGCCGAGAAATTTAACCCTTCACACACCATGCTTGTAGATGCTGATGATTGTGTGAGCAAGCACTTAGCAGCTTTTGTGAGCCAGAATCCTCAAGCTAACGGATGGTTTATCAATCAAGGTTACGAGTATGAAAATGGGAGCCGATTAATCTACCGGAACCAAAGCAGCTTCCATCTTAAATGTGGCACTTCAAACATCATTAAATACAGCGCCTATAAGCTATCAGAATTCTCTGGAGAGACTAAAGAGCAGGCCTATTGGATTGGGCATAGAAATGTAGAGAAATCTATGAAAAAAAGAAATATGCCTATTGATCCTTTACCGTTTTCTGGAGCAATTTACAATGTTTTTAATGGAGAAAACATTTATTATCAGAAAAATCTAAGTGATCCCAACAACCCTAGAAAAGCTCACAATTCTGATAGCTTTTTCCTACGTAGTACTAAGCGAGCAGGCAAGCTACTAGCATCTCAATTGTTAACAAACTCAATTCGCGACGAATTTGGTTTGTATCCAATCCATTAG